A stretch of the Notamacropus eugenii isolate mMacEug1 chromosome 2, mMacEug1.pri_v2, whole genome shotgun sequence genome encodes the following:
- the IFNGR1 gene encoding interferon gamma receptor 1: MRPGLPRGSGVDPSLLLLFVCICGSWAEPPTLDPAASRVSTPTNVEIKSYNLNPEVFWEYQRTSQSPTFTVELKDYKEGKWKEVCTNISHHSCNIFDHVKPLTYYWARVKATIGRKESSFVESKLFLIYQDGKIGPPKLKVQEKNHKLIIDIHHPLITVKGEDKGPVCFYYYDDDDDGDCSLFTYTVYLKINGSEITEEELEPCSETQCQLIIPAISFNSEYCVSAKGFFDNSAVWQSISEKSDEQCITTSPNPNREEDSSLPILITSVFIAFIMIVLMIYLVWKREVFQRKNFILPKSLASVVRNFNSRNILEVDCESRCNSFVETSYLAIPESEEKPISHLTTKSSINSEDNREKSEHFQEISSITEEMTVEENIPEMTSDSHQNTMMKENYFHSNSSQAESGSLISSSCLPRDDSENRHVESCDFISDPEPPQSDPETRADVQDNSTLRKVNTSFGYDKPHALIDTIDADDNESLIGYQPSEPSMEIL, encoded by the exons TTTCTACACCAACTAATGTTGAAATAAAATCTTATAATTTGAATCCTGAAGTATTTTGGGAATACCAGAGAACATCTCAGAGTCCTACTTTCACAGTGGAGTTAAAGGACTATAA agaagggaaatggaaagaagtcTGTACTAATATATCCCATCACTCTTGTAACATATTTGACCATGTTAAACCATTGACTTATTACTGGGCCAGAGTTAAAGCTACCATTGGACGAAAAGAATCTTCCTTTGTGGaatctaaattatttttaatatatcagGATG GAAAAATAGGACCACCTAAACTAAAGGTtcaagagaaaaatcacaaactTATCATTGATATACACCATCCTCTAATAACTGTTAAAGGAGAAGACAAGGGACCTGtgtgtttttattattatgatgatgatgatgatggtgattgcAGCTTGTTCACCTACACGGTCTATTTGAAGATAAATGGAAGTGAG ATCACTGAGGAAGAACTTGAACCTTGCAGTGAAACTCAGTGTCAGTTAATTATACCAGCGATTTCATTTAATTCTGAGTATTGTGTTTCTGCCAAAGGATTTTTTGACAACTCTGCTGTTTGGCAAAGTATAAGTGAGAAATCAGACGAACAGTGTATTACAACTTCCCCTAATCCTAATAGAGAAGAAG attCTTCTCTGCCCATCCTAATTACTTCTGTATTCATTGCCTTCATTATGATAGTACTCATGATTTATCTGGTCTGGAAGAGAGAGgtgtttcagagaaagaacttcatATTACCCAAGTCATTG gccTCTGTGGTAAGAAATTTTAATTCACGCAACATTTTAGAGGTGGATTGTGAATCAAGATGTAATTCTTTTGTTGAAACTTCGTATTTGGCAATTCCAGAAAGTGAGGAAAAACCCATCAGTCATTTGACCACAAAGAGTAGCATTAATTCTGAAGACAATAGAGAAAAATCAGAACACTTCCAAGAAATATCAAGCATAACAGAAGAAATGACTGTTGAAGAGAATATTCCTGAGATGACCTCTGATAGTCATCAGAACACAATGATGAAAGagaattattttcattctaaCAGTAGCCAAGCTGAATCTGGCAGTCTCATTTCAAGCTCTTGCCTTCCTAGGGATGATTCTGAGAACAGGCATGTGGAATCCTGTGACTTCATATCTGACCCAGAGCCTCCACAAAGTGACCCTGAAACAAGAGCAGATGTTCAAGACAATAGCACTCTAAGGAAGGTTAACACATCTTTTGGCTATGATAAACCTCATGCTCTAATAGATACAATAGATGCCGATGATAACGAGTCTTTAATTGGTTACCAGCCTTCAGAACCATCCATGGAAATTTTATAG